TCAGTTTTTTTTTGGTCCAATTCTCTACTGTGTATGTCAAATTACATCGGTGCTGTTGCCTATAAATTACAAAACGTTAAGAGAAGAGTGAAATTGCAAAgagattgtttgaatggatgagaTTATTGAAGTTTTAGGCCACATTTGTGTGACCCATTATTATCATCATCTGATTTCTTTAGAACAGTTTTCTCCAGAAGCCTATTTCTTTGATCTGATTTCAAGTTTTTTTGAGAAGCTTTTTCTTTGATTCTTTCACACTGTTTCTTCCATGCCTTTGATAAAATTATTACTAATATTTACAAACAATTACAAGCTGTAATGGTTCTGAAAATAATGTCTAACAAAAGGAGAGAAAATTGAAAACTTTGAGTTGTTGATGGTGTCTTTTTCCATTGCAGAGACCACAAGTAACAGAAATTCAGGTCCGCATGGACTGTAATGGTTGTGTACAAAAGATACGCAGGTCTCTTCAAAGTGTTCAAGGTAATGTTTccaattttgttttttttaaatttaaatcaaataaaagttttttttttaagaataagaCAATTATTTACTTTTATGTATTAATGGAATTCAAAATTACTGTTGACAGCTTTTTTCAACTAATATCTCTCTTTATGTTTGTTATGGTTCTCAAGAGAATGCTGTTTTTGGATtcaattttgttcatgatttttgTATCAACATTTCGGGTCACACTCTgcaatccatcatcaggatgaagagagcCAAAGGAACCATGATAGATCATGGAATGTGATccaaacgttgatgcaaaaatcgtgAACACAATTCAATCCAGAAACAACATTCTCTTGATATCATAGGTTGTAGAAATCTCTTATCACTGATTTATTATTCTTTCAATGTGTATAAAACTTTTCTGTTCATCTCTGGAGATGTTGAGAAGCCATTCAATACATTTTACTAAGCAAGTCTTGATTTTTACAGGTATATACAAAGTCATTGAAGATTTTGGGCAGCAAAAGATTATAGTGGTGGGATGGGCAGACCCTGAGAAAGTGATGAGAGCCATTAAAAAGACTGGAAAAATAGCCAAGTTGTGCAGTCATCACACACCAGAAGAAGAAAATCCAGAACCAAGAGCAGATCCTGCTGAGGCTTCTGCTTCCTCTGCAACTACTGTAACTCAGGACCCTGCGGAGCAAACAAATCAGGCAGTTACAGAAGAGAATGCTGCATCTGCTGCAGCTCCTCCAGCAGAGGAaacacctcctcctccaccagcagAAGAATGTGCTCCTCCTCCTGCTGATGCTCCACCCCAAGAAACCACTGATCCTTCTCCCCCAAATGAAGAAAGTTCTGTTCCATTACCCGATCCACTTGAAACCTATTACAGGACCATAGACCACAACCATCCAGATGGGTACCATATGACTCAGGAATATCCCAGAGATGTGGATTATACTACAAGATATCATCATAACCCTGATTCCCTTGATGCTCAGAGAAGGTATCAGAGGTACATGGCAGATCAATATTACAATGGTGGCTACCACACTGGAAATTCAAGGCAGTTGACTGCAGCTGACAGCAGTCGTTTTGCCACCATGTTTAGTGATGAGAACCCAAATGCTTGCTGTATTACTTAAACTCTGTTGTTTCTTCCATTTTAATTTGTACCAAACTAAGATACTCTGGCTTTTACAACAGAGATTTTGAGTTCTCTTTGTAGGATTTTGGTGGATGAATCTCTGTATCAGAGATTAAATTCCTGAGACATCTCTCTCTTTCTTAGTACTTCTTTGATGAATCAAAGCTGCTAATGTGCAGCTTTATCTTTTTGTACAGTACTTAAGTTTCTTCAGAATTGTAGGTATAGTTCTCTGTCTTAAACTGTAGTTATAGTTTCATGTCTAATGGTGAAGAGTTGATGCATTGTAGTGAAAACATACAATGTACTAAATCTTTATTTAAGACttctaaaaaaaaagaatttatgtGAGGAGTTCAGTAGTACATTGTAGTCTTTCAAGTTTTATTGTTATATAAGAGTTTTAAAGTATATTAAATTAGGAGTTATTAAATGGAAGAGTGTAAGTCATTGGTGAATTGTAATTTGGTTTTATCTATAAATGTAATGGATGTATTTGGTTCGACAATTGTGACATTCGTCAATATATAAAAAGTAGTAGTGACTCCATCAGTTCTCGAAGATATAAGAATTGAAATATATAgtaaatttttcttcttttgatctGTATGCAACATAGCAGtcatttcattcatttgcattAAACTAAAACTTCTTTCCTGTATGTGCGCTTCGCTAGATGCACATATGAGAATTAATGAAAGAAAATACTATATTAAATGGGCTAACCATACTGCCTCCCATAAACTGAAAATCCATAATTCCGAGTGCGACAGTA
This genomic stretch from Cryptomeria japonica chromosome 8, Sugi_1.0, whole genome shotgun sequence harbors:
- the LOC131055427 gene encoding heavy metal-associated isoprenylated plant protein 35, producing the protein MAFQVDRPQVTEIQVRMDCNGCVQKIRRSLQSVQGIYKVIEDFGQQKIIVVGWADPEKVMRAIKKTGKIAKLCSHHTPEEENPEPRADPAEASASSATTVTQDPAEQTNQAVTEENAASAAAPPAEETPPPPPAEECAPPPADAPPQETTDPSPPNEESSVPLPDPLETYYRTIDHNHPDGYHMTQEYPRDVDYTTRYHHNPDSLDAQRRYQRYMADQYYNGGYHTGNSRQLTAADSSRFATMFSDENPNACCIT